The Bacteroidota bacterium genome segment CGGACTAAGCGATAAAGGGATTAAAGTCTTAAATATCCCCGAAATCAATAATGTGTCGGCAACGGTAAAAAGCTTGCGGGGTAATGGAGGGCTTCTTTCTACAGCCAGAGATTATATGATTTTTTCACAAATGCTTCTAAATAAAGGCAAATATAAAGAAACAAGAATTTTAAAGAGAAAAACCGTTGATCTTATGACATCAAATCAACTTACAGATGAACTTATGCCTGATGATGATTTTTTAGGCAGATTAATGTCAGGAATGGGTTTTGGATTAGGTTTTGCCGTGTTGAAAGATGTTAGTCAAACCAATAACATTGGCTCTGTGGGCTCATATTGGTGGACTGGTACTCCAAATACTTATTTTTATATCGACCCGAAAGAAGAGTTGATATTGGTTTTTATGACACAATTTGTTCCAAACTTTTACTATCCGGTTTGCAAAGAATTCAGAGAATTTGCGTATCATTCAATAATTCAATGATTTTATAACTATATAAAACTGATTATAGTTATAAAATGAAAAAATCAATAATTTCAATCTCAGTTTTAGTTTTATTTGCATTTAATGCGACGGGACAAAGGCAGCAGAAAAATAAACTTTTGTCCAATTCAATCCGTCACTTTGCCAATGCGCTTTCCGTTGTGTGCAATATAGAACCTATTGAAGCATAAATGTATTAGAAAATGAAATTAGAAACAAAACGATTAATAATCAGACCGATAATTCCTGAGGATAAAATTGGAATATTTGAATACCGTTGTGATAAAGAGACCAATAAATATCAAGGTTGGATTCCCGAATCGCTTGATGATGTAGAAATCTTTATTGGAAAAATTTCAAAACAAATTAATGAACCTGAAACTTGGTTTCAATTTGTCATCATTGAAAAAGAGTCACAAAAGATTATTGGGGATTTAGGGATACACTTTTTGGACAGGGAGAACAGGCAAGCAGAAATAGGATGTACCTTAAATAAGAGGTTTCAAAATAAAGGTTATGCAACAGAATCTTTAAAAAGAGTGATTGACTATTTATTTAATGATTTGACTAAGCATCGGATTATTGCATCAATCGACCCGGGAAATAAAAACTCTATCCGACTTGTTGAACGGATTGGATTTAGAAAAGAAGCTCATTTTGTTGAGAGTTTATTGATAAAGGGTAAGTGGGTTGATGACCTGATTTACGCAATACTTGAAAAAGACTGGGAAAAATTAAATTTATAACAACTAAAAAATAAAAACAGCGCCAAAAAATGGTATAGTACATCCGGGGTTTAGTGGTTTTCGAGCGTTTTTAGCTTGTAAAAGAGGTAAAAAGACTTGCTGATCAAAAC includes the following:
- a CDS encoding GNAT family N-acetyltransferase, which codes for MKLETKRLIIRPIIPEDKIGIFEYRCDKETNKYQGWIPESLDDVEIFIGKISKQINEPETWFQFVIIEKESQKIIGDLGIHFLDRENRQAEIGCTLNKRFQNKGYATESLKRVIDYLFNDLTKHRIIASIDPGNKNSIRLVERIGFRKEAHFVESLLIKGKWVDDLIYAILEKDWEKLNL